In a single window of the Cygnus olor isolate bCygOlo1 chromosome 5, bCygOlo1.pri.v2, whole genome shotgun sequence genome:
- the ANGEL1 gene encoding protein angel homolog 1 isoform X1: protein MIGTVLCYVLLPAARLLRALRDAFFTCRKNVLLAKSTSTQIEGIFAATRGKSVQEEQEALLQQWLEEGAGNLPASESAPAVGKVSATLTSDWLEGSELLMSSLSDLNSAPEVTWCAGQQLTELCALASSEPQDHAVTKLEKLPEEETVAVVGSAPWAAVVPQTDHQIAGCAPVGVGGHHEDPAVLAWSLAGGAEMVPVEPPAWPVQDAVQFCPLLEEVPYHEILWRDWEDLSVQPCELEQASKNTPLFEFRVMSYNILAQDLVEQGHDLYLHCHPDILNWDYRLPNLLQEIQHWDPDVLCLQEVQENHYWEQLEPTFKKMGFACFYKRRTGRKTDGCAVCFKDSRFQLISVSPIEYFRPGLDVLNRDNVALVLLLQPLLPEGLDLKAVSPLCVANTHVLFNPRRGDIKLAQMALLLAEIDKIAKTPEGSYYPVILCGDLNSVPDSPLYKFIRNGQLSYHGMPAWKVSGQEDFSQQLHSRKLVAPLWPCSLGVTDNCQYVTRCQPKKLGRHKYSRDFLLQFHFCDVACERPPQLVLLEGVTDAKPDRPAYWPKHAAVVNDPDLQPLIPRSSGVIQHGLNLTSVYSHFLPERGRPEVTTMPMGLGATVDYIFYSAEPVEDGSRGGRRLYRDGVLKLLGRLSLLSEDVLLMANGLPNPFCSSDHLCLLASFGLEVSSLREG, encoded by the exons ATGATCGGCACCGTGCTGTGCTACGTGCTGCTGCCGGCCGCGCGGCTCCTCCGGGCCCTGCGAG atGCTTTCTTTACCTGTCGAAAGAATGTGCTTCTGGCGAAGAGCACGTCCACCCAGATAGAAGGCATCTTTGCTGCAACCAGAGGAAAGTCGGTCCAGGAAGAGCAAGAAGCTCTACTCCAGCAGTggctggaggaaggagcagggaatCTGCCAGCCAGTGAGAGTGCTCCAGCAGTGGGGAAAGTATCAGCTACACTCACTAGCGACTGGTTAGAAGGTTCAGAGCTATTGATGAGTAGCCTTAGCGACCTGAATTCGGCTCCAGAAGTCACGTGGTGTGCCGGTCAGCAGCTTACAGAGCTATGTGCCTTGGCTTCTTCAGAACCACAAGATCATGCAGTGACTAAACTGGAAAAATTACCAGAGGAGGAGACAGTGGCTGTAGTAGGCAGCGCTCCTTGGGCAGCTGTGGTGCCACAGACAGATCACCAGATAGCTGGCTGTGCCCCTGTTGGTGTAGGAGGACACCATGAAGACCCAGCCGTGCTGGCATGGAGCTTAGCAGGTGGTGCAGAGATGGTGCCAGTGGAGCCCCCTGCCTGGCCTGTTCAGGATGCAGTACAATTTTGTCCTCTCCTGGAGGAGGTACCCTACCACG AAATTTTATGGAGAGACTGGGAGGATCTTTCTGTCCAGCCTTGTGAGCTAGAGCAGGCTTCAAAAAATACTCCTCTCTTTGAATTTCGAGTCATGTCTTACAACATCCTGGCCCAGGACCTGGTGGAACAGGGCCATGATCTTTACCTACACTGTCATCCAGACATCCTGAACTGGGACTACCGCCTTCCAAACCTCTTACAGGAGATTCAGCACTGGGATCCTGAT GTTCTGTGTCTCCAGGAGGTGCAAGAGAACCATTACTGGGAGCAGCTGGAACCAACATTCAAGAAAATGG GCTTTGCATGCTTCTATAAACGGAGGACTGGGAGAAAGACCGACGGCTGTGCAGTGTGCTTTAAGGACAGCAGGTTCCAGCTGATCAGCGTCAGCCCCATAGAGTATTTCCGCCCTGGCCTGGACGTCCTCAATCGGGATAACGTGGCCTTGGTGTTGCTGCTacagcctctgctcccagagGGTCTGGATCTGAAGGCAGTCAGTCCTCTGTGCGTGGCCAACACTCACGTGTTGTTCAATCCCCGGCGGGGAGATATCAAGCTTGCCCAGATGGCCTTGCTCCTAGCAGAGATTGACAAGATTGCAAAAACTCCTGAAGGCAGCTACTATCCTGTCATCTTGTGTGGAGACCTGAACTCTGTACCTGATTCTCCACTTTACAAATTCATCCGGAATGGTCAGCTTTCCTATCACGGGATGCCAGCCTGGAAG GTGTCCGGTCAGGAAGACTTTTCCCAGCAGTTGCATTCACGGAAACTGGTGGCCCCACTGTGGCCATGTTCACTGGGTGTAACAGACAACTGCCAATATGTTACTCGGTGCCAGCCAAAGAAACTGG gCAGACATAAGTACAGCCGGGACTTCCTGCTCCAGTTCCATTTTTGCGATGTTGCCTGTGAACGACCACCACAACTAGTCCTCTTGGAAGGTGTGACAGATGCTAAACCAG ACCGCCCTGCATACTGGCCCAAGCACGCAGCCGTAGTGAATGACCCAGATCTCCAGCCACTCATCCCAAG GTCTTCAGGTGTTATCCAGCATGGCCTCAACCTGACCTCTGTCTACAGCCACTTCCTGCCAGAGAGGGGACGCCCAGAGGTCACAACCATGCCCATGGGACTTGGTGCTACCGTTGATTATATCTTCTACTCAGCAGAGCCTGTGGAAGATGGGAGCAGAGGGG GTCGCAGGCTGTACCGGGATGGAGTCCTGAAGCTACTTGGCCgcctttcccttctctctgaaGATGTCTTGTTGATGGCAAATGGCTTACCAAATCCTTTTTGTTCATCTGATCATCTCTGCCTGCTGGCTAGCTTTGGCTTGGAGGTCTCCAGCCTCAGAGAGGGTTAG
- the ANGEL1 gene encoding protein angel homolog 1 isoform X2: MSSLSDLNSAPEVTWCAGQQLTELCALASSEPQDHAVTKLEKLPEEETVAVVGSAPWAAVVPQTDHQIAGCAPVGVGGHHEDPAVLAWSLAGGAEMVPVEPPAWPVQDAVQFCPLLEEVPYHEILWRDWEDLSVQPCELEQASKNTPLFEFRVMSYNILAQDLVEQGHDLYLHCHPDILNWDYRLPNLLQEIQHWDPDVLCLQEVQENHYWEQLEPTFKKMGFACFYKRRTGRKTDGCAVCFKDSRFQLISVSPIEYFRPGLDVLNRDNVALVLLLQPLLPEGLDLKAVSPLCVANTHVLFNPRRGDIKLAQMALLLAEIDKIAKTPEGSYYPVILCGDLNSVPDSPLYKFIRNGQLSYHGMPAWKVSGQEDFSQQLHSRKLVAPLWPCSLGVTDNCQYVTRCQPKKLGRHKYSRDFLLQFHFCDVACERPPQLVLLEGVTDAKPDRPAYWPKHAAVVNDPDLQPLIPRSSGVIQHGLNLTSVYSHFLPERGRPEVTTMPMGLGATVDYIFYSAEPVEDGSRGGRRLYRDGVLKLLGRLSLLSEDVLLMANGLPNPFCSSDHLCLLASFGLEVSSLREG; this comes from the exons ATGAGTAGCCTTAGCGACCTGAATTCGGCTCCAGAAGTCACGTGGTGTGCCGGTCAGCAGCTTACAGAGCTATGTGCCTTGGCTTCTTCAGAACCACAAGATCATGCAGTGACTAAACTGGAAAAATTACCAGAGGAGGAGACAGTGGCTGTAGTAGGCAGCGCTCCTTGGGCAGCTGTGGTGCCACAGACAGATCACCAGATAGCTGGCTGTGCCCCTGTTGGTGTAGGAGGACACCATGAAGACCCAGCCGTGCTGGCATGGAGCTTAGCAGGTGGTGCAGAGATGGTGCCAGTGGAGCCCCCTGCCTGGCCTGTTCAGGATGCAGTACAATTTTGTCCTCTCCTGGAGGAGGTACCCTACCACG AAATTTTATGGAGAGACTGGGAGGATCTTTCTGTCCAGCCTTGTGAGCTAGAGCAGGCTTCAAAAAATACTCCTCTCTTTGAATTTCGAGTCATGTCTTACAACATCCTGGCCCAGGACCTGGTGGAACAGGGCCATGATCTTTACCTACACTGTCATCCAGACATCCTGAACTGGGACTACCGCCTTCCAAACCTCTTACAGGAGATTCAGCACTGGGATCCTGAT GTTCTGTGTCTCCAGGAGGTGCAAGAGAACCATTACTGGGAGCAGCTGGAACCAACATTCAAGAAAATGG GCTTTGCATGCTTCTATAAACGGAGGACTGGGAGAAAGACCGACGGCTGTGCAGTGTGCTTTAAGGACAGCAGGTTCCAGCTGATCAGCGTCAGCCCCATAGAGTATTTCCGCCCTGGCCTGGACGTCCTCAATCGGGATAACGTGGCCTTGGTGTTGCTGCTacagcctctgctcccagagGGTCTGGATCTGAAGGCAGTCAGTCCTCTGTGCGTGGCCAACACTCACGTGTTGTTCAATCCCCGGCGGGGAGATATCAAGCTTGCCCAGATGGCCTTGCTCCTAGCAGAGATTGACAAGATTGCAAAAACTCCTGAAGGCAGCTACTATCCTGTCATCTTGTGTGGAGACCTGAACTCTGTACCTGATTCTCCACTTTACAAATTCATCCGGAATGGTCAGCTTTCCTATCACGGGATGCCAGCCTGGAAG GTGTCCGGTCAGGAAGACTTTTCCCAGCAGTTGCATTCACGGAAACTGGTGGCCCCACTGTGGCCATGTTCACTGGGTGTAACAGACAACTGCCAATATGTTACTCGGTGCCAGCCAAAGAAACTGG gCAGACATAAGTACAGCCGGGACTTCCTGCTCCAGTTCCATTTTTGCGATGTTGCCTGTGAACGACCACCACAACTAGTCCTCTTGGAAGGTGTGACAGATGCTAAACCAG ACCGCCCTGCATACTGGCCCAAGCACGCAGCCGTAGTGAATGACCCAGATCTCCAGCCACTCATCCCAAG GTCTTCAGGTGTTATCCAGCATGGCCTCAACCTGACCTCTGTCTACAGCCACTTCCTGCCAGAGAGGGGACGCCCAGAGGTCACAACCATGCCCATGGGACTTGGTGCTACCGTTGATTATATCTTCTACTCAGCAGAGCCTGTGGAAGATGGGAGCAGAGGGG GTCGCAGGCTGTACCGGGATGGAGTCCTGAAGCTACTTGGCCgcctttcccttctctctgaaGATGTCTTGTTGATGGCAAATGGCTTACCAAATCCTTTTTGTTCATCTGATCATCTCTGCCTGCTGGCTAGCTTTGGCTTGGAGGTCTCCAGCCTCAGAGAGGGTTAG